In Hemitrygon akajei chromosome 12, sHemAka1.3, whole genome shotgun sequence, a single window of DNA contains:
- the LOC140736865 gene encoding ciliary microtubule-associated protein 2-like, with the protein MALKQFQGAPFGTQKARFDVCGVHPDKKKQGSYTELPYDRRATEEQERRLGPGYYNVDTGDFSAKSIAENSSGPGWTRECDVERFAQTPQLFYKEQKLREKFLQMDRGPGKYEIPNFLDLLAKKNAGSRGTFDSREERFKKQKNIASPGPGSYGKGGIPAAALEEKARKSAGLRGLMDSSSAKSRSPQAIGCDLAPNTYNIRSGLDQLLQRVVSKRGPYDLFTIERSDSIKTGHYATKPLNLSPGMYNIKSFTDDLRNAEKKNHGKFRTAKQYPFPPVERIYYGSANLFQQPVGNTDFYDVKQLPRPENQNPPPFLSSTGRAARTSIKMLTFNPNNIGVGRYDPMKYDPRPVNTYNSCFKSKTQRSLDNLERNKYMEERLRTTTAHPDPDDSS; encoded by the exons ATGGCCCTGAAACAATTTCAGGGAGCTCCATTTGGAACTCAGAAAGctag GTTTGATGTGTGTGGTGTTCATCCAGATAAAAAGAAGCAAGGTTCTTACACTGAACTGCCTTATGATAGGAGGGCAACTGAAGAACAG GAAAGAAGGTTAGGGCCTGGATACTATAATGTGGACACAGGAGACTTCAGTGCTAAGTCTATTGCTGAAAATTCATCAGGGCCGGGATGGACAAGGGAATGTGACGTAGAGCGTTTCGCTCAAACACCACAGTTATTTtataaagaacaaaaattaagaGAGAAGTTCTTA CAGATGGATCGAGGCCCAGGTAAATACGAGATCCCTAATTTTCTTGACTTACTTGCAAAGAAGAATGCTGGAAGCAGAGGTACTTTTGACTCTAGAGAAGAACgatttaaaaaacaaaaaaat ATTGCCAGCCCAGGTCCTGGATCATACGGAAAAGGAGGAATCCCAGCTGCAGCATTGGAGGAGAAAGCTCGGAAATCCGCTGGGTTACGGGGACTGATGGATTCAAGCAGTGCCAAGAGCCGATCTCCTCAAGCAATA GGTTGTGACTTAGCACCAAATACCTACAATATTAGAAGTGGCTTAGACCAATTATTGCAACGAGTGGTTAGTAAGCGAGGCCCCTATGATCTCTTTACCATTGAAAGAAGCGATAGTATAAAAACAGGCCATTATGCCACG AAGCCACTGAACCTCAGCCCCGGAATGTATAACATCAAATCATTTACCGATGACCTTAGGAATGCAGAGAAGAAAAATCATGGGAAATTCAGGACAGCTAAACAGTACCCATTTCCCCCAGTGGAGAGAATATATTATGGGTCAGCAAATCTGTTTCAGCAACCAGTG GGTAACACTGACTTTTACGATGTGAAGCAACTTCCCAGACCAGAAAATCAAAATCCACCTCCCTTTTTGTCATCCACGGGCCGGGCTGCACGTACGTCTATAAAAATGCTCACCTTTAACCCT AATAATATTGGTGTTGGCCGCTATGACCCCATGAAATATGATCCAAGACCAGTGAATACTTACAATTCATGTTTCAAGTCGAAAACGCAGCGATCCCTTGACAACTTGGAGAGAAACAAGTATATGGA GGAACGCCTAAGAACTACAACAGCCCATCCAGATCCAGATGATTCAAGCTGA